In one window of Onychomys torridus chromosome 5, mOncTor1.1, whole genome shotgun sequence DNA:
- the LOC118583705 gene encoding putative vomeronasal receptor-like protein 4, whose product MILDPVKGTVFFCLTGLGTMGNISVFVSYMHMFQNTEKKPIYLILAHLALTNIIMLLSKGMPKTIEAFNFGNFLDDTSCKVVVYLARASRGLSICTSSLLTVVQAVTISPRHSRWQRLTLKTPQHILSLLLFFWILNFMISMNLPYYIKSINSVNITQVKKGSNYCYFLPESWIIRWIFLTLMVLRDTVFQGAMGGASGYMVSLLHKHHQHVLYLQNSELLYRTPPELRAAQSVLLLMLCFLFFYLADCFISLYFTFFIENYSKLLYVPEFLTLGYAVISPFILIQRDEHLTKHCHT is encoded by the coding sequence ATGATTTTGGACCCTGTGAAGGGCacagttttcttctgtctcactggGCTTGGCACCATGGGGAACATCTCAGTTTTTGTCAGTTACATGCACATGTTCCAAAACACTGAGAAGAAACCTATATACCTCATTCTTGCTCACTTGGCACTGACAAATATCATAATGCTTCTTTCGAAAGGGATGCCGAAGACTATAGAAGCCTTTAATTTTGGGAACTTCTTAGATGACACCAGTTGTAAAGTTGTTGTTTACCTGGCACGAGCATCCCGGGGCCTCTCCATCTGCACCAGCAGTCTCCTCACTGTGGTCCAGGCTGTCACCATCAGCCCCAGACATTCCAGGTGGCAGAGGCTCACCCTCAAGACTCCACAGCACATTCTTTCCTTGCTGCTCTTCTTTTGGATACTCAATTTCATGATCAGCATGAATTTACCATATTACATTAAAAGTATCAACAGTGTGAACATAACACAGGTTAAAAAAGGCAGCAATTATTGCTATTTTCTGCCAGAAAGCTGGATAATAAGATGGATTTTTCTCACCCTCATGGTCCTGAGAGATACTGTGTTTCAGGGTGCCATGGGAGGAGCCAGTGGCTACATGGTATCTCTTCTCCACAAGCACCACCAGCATGTCCTCTACCTTCAGAACTCTGAGCTTCTCTACAGAACTCCCCCTGAGCTGAGAGCTGCTCAGAGTGTCCTCCTTCTgatgctctgttttcttttcttctacttggcagattgttttatttctttatattttactttcttcatAGAGAATTATTCCAAATTACTATATGTTCCAGAGTTTCTAACACTTGGTTATGCAGTTATCAGCCCCTTCATACTTATTCAGAGAGATGAACATCTGACTAAACATTGTCACACTTAG